A single region of the Verrucomicrobiota bacterium genome encodes:
- a CDS encoding Na+:solute symporter, which produces MQLELIDWIFIIGYFLAVIAVGLIVAKAAGKDSGQFFLGGRQMPWWLLGFSMVATTFSTDTPNFVTNVVRIDGVSGNWMWWAFLITGMLTVFLYAKLWRRSEVLTDIEFYELRYSGKSAAFLRGFRAVYLGVFFNIMIMAAVSLAAIKIGGVMLGLSPLQSIMWAGLATVIFSSAGGFRGVVFTDFLLFIVAMVGSIAAAYFAISHVEIGSLSEMLEHPNVADKLSFFPTIEKDSTGAWTDESLNLWMTLLIIPLVVQWWSVWYPGAEPGGGGYVAQRMLAAKDEKHATGAVLFFNFAHYGLRPWPWILVALASLIVFPMDTKDVREQAANTLETPEMVILTEKLKDTPELVSDIEKQVLRDLNIQKSGLTSLRQTFSNEDVPDDKLGHDLAYPAMLTFLPHGWLGLVLASLIAAYMSTISTHLNWGSSYVANDFYKRFLKPDATEKQLVTVGRISTVAMMILAGLLALQLQDALDTFQILLQVGAGTGLIFILRWFWWRINAFSELSAMVASFVFAVAFRTIEHGMPWWMELIISIGLTTVVWLTVTLMTPASDMETLKSFYKKARPGGNGWKPVRNQLDNLSKSESLAPQILNVFIGVFSVYGFLFGIGKVIYGNYLMGFGLLVIASVLGLRLISKQSQS; this is translated from the coding sequence ATGCAACTTGAACTCATCGATTGGATTTTCATCATAGGATACTTCCTCGCCGTTATAGCTGTAGGATTAATTGTAGCAAAAGCGGCAGGAAAGGACAGCGGTCAGTTCTTCCTGGGAGGTCGGCAAATGCCCTGGTGGCTACTTGGCTTCTCTATGGTAGCGACAACATTCTCCACCGACACGCCGAACTTCGTAACCAATGTAGTCCGAATCGATGGCGTATCTGGAAACTGGATGTGGTGGGCATTCCTAATAACTGGAATGCTTACCGTTTTCCTATACGCCAAACTATGGCGACGATCTGAAGTGCTCACGGATATTGAGTTCTATGAATTACGATATAGTGGAAAGAGCGCTGCATTTTTAAGAGGATTTCGAGCCGTTTACTTAGGGGTTTTCTTTAACATAATGATTATGGCTGCGGTGTCATTGGCAGCCATAAAGATTGGCGGGGTCATGCTGGGCCTGAGTCCGTTACAATCCATCATGTGGGCTGGGCTTGCCACAGTTATATTTTCCTCCGCAGGAGGATTCCGTGGAGTTGTTTTCACAGATTTCCTCCTTTTCATAGTTGCGATGGTAGGTTCAATTGCAGCAGCGTATTTCGCTATTAGTCATGTGGAAATCGGATCGCTCAGCGAAATGCTGGAACATCCCAATGTAGCGGATAAACTTAGCTTTTTCCCGACCATTGAAAAAGATTCAACCGGCGCATGGACCGACGAGAGCCTCAACCTATGGATGACGCTGTTAATCATCCCTCTCGTAGTACAATGGTGGAGCGTTTGGTATCCTGGGGCCGAACCTGGTGGTGGCGGTTACGTCGCTCAACGCATGTTAGCAGCAAAAGATGAAAAACACGCCACCGGAGCGGTGCTTTTTTTCAATTTTGCCCACTACGGCCTACGTCCGTGGCCATGGATACTTGTAGCACTGGCTTCACTCATTGTGTTTCCAATGGATACAAAGGATGTCAGAGAACAAGCAGCCAATACCCTGGAGACCCCGGAAATGGTCATTCTTACAGAAAAGTTGAAAGACACTCCAGAACTAGTCAGTGATATCGAGAAACAAGTTTTAAGAGATCTTAATATTCAAAAGTCAGGTCTTACATCACTACGCCAGACCTTTTCAAATGAAGATGTCCCCGATGATAAACTAGGCCACGATCTTGCTTATCCGGCGATGCTAACCTTTCTTCCACACGGCTGGCTCGGGCTGGTTCTAGCATCATTGATTGCCGCCTACATGTCGACAATCTCAACCCACCTCAACTGGGGGTCTTCCTACGTTGCGAACGATTTCTACAAGCGCTTCCTCAAACCAGATGCCACAGAAAAACAACTGGTTACCGTCGGCCGTATTTCCACAGTAGCGATGATGATTCTGGCAGGGTTGTTGGCTCTCCAATTACAAGATGCGCTTGATACCTTTCAGATTTTACTCCAGGTCGGAGCCGGAACAGGACTCATATTTATACTTCGCTGGTTCTGGTGGCGTATCAACGCTTTCAGTGAACTGAGCGCCATGGTGGCTTCATTTGTCTTTGCCGTTGCTTTCAGAACGATTGAACACGGCATGCCTTGGTGGATGGAGCTCATTATAAGCATCGGCCTGACTACCGTTGTTTGGTTAACGGTTACCCTGATGACTCCTGCTTCGGATATGGAAACCCTAAAGAGCTTTTATAAAAAAGCTCGTCCCGGTGGAAACGGTTGGAAACCGGTTCGAAACCAACTAGACAACCTTTCAAAAAGTGAATCCTTGGCACCTCAAATACTCAATGTATTCATCGGCGTCTTTTCCGTTTACGGATTTCTGTTTGGTATAGGGAAAGTGATTTATGGAAACTACCTGATGGGTTTTGGCTTACTTGTCATCGCATCAGTACTTGGACTGCGGTTAATTTCGAAACAATCACAATCATGA